The following are encoded together in the Gemmatimonadaceae bacterium genome:
- a CDS encoding non-canonical purine NTP pyrophosphatase produces MTPRVVLLATRSEGKLRELRPMFAAAGWTVRDLAEAGVAHSPDEAGLEVFDTFEENARAKARYFWARSGGMAVVAEDSGLEVAVLGGEPGVRSKRWSGRDDLSGRALDEANNALLLARLRGATDRRAQYVCVAVFWDGVREVVARGETLGVIGERRAGGDAGFGYDPYFISAELGRAFSLVSREEKAAVSHRGRAIAQLLLSLAERG; encoded by the coding sequence GTGACGCCACGCGTGGTGCTATTGGCCACGCGGAGTGAGGGAAAGCTGCGCGAATTGCGGCCGATGTTCGCGGCGGCCGGCTGGACGGTGCGCGATCTGGCCGAGGCAGGAGTGGCCCACTCACCCGACGAAGCGGGCCTCGAAGTGTTCGACACGTTCGAGGAGAACGCGCGGGCCAAAGCGCGCTATTTCTGGGCTAGGAGCGGCGGCATGGCCGTCGTGGCGGAGGATTCGGGACTCGAAGTGGCGGTGCTGGGAGGGGAACCGGGGGTGCGGAGCAAGCGGTGGAGCGGCCGGGACGACCTGAGCGGCCGTGCTCTCGACGAGGCGAACAACGCGTTACTGTTGGCACGGCTGCGTGGAGCGACGGATCGTCGGGCGCAGTACGTGTGCGTGGCGGTGTTCTGGGATGGAGTTCGCGAGGTGGTGGCGCGCGGCGAAACGCTTGGGGTGATCGGCGAACGGCGCGCCGGCGGCGACGCTGGGTTCGGCTACGATCCGTACTTCATCAGCGCCGAACTGGGTCGGGCGTTTTCATTAGTGTCGCGCGAGGAGAAGGCGGCAGTGAGTCATCGCGGCCGGGCGATCGCGCAGTTGTTGCTCTCGCTCGCGGAACGCGGTTGA
- the rph gene encoding ribonuclease PH: MADHTAPSRHGRADDEMRPVSLERQASAYAEGSCLAAFGGTRVLCTASVEPGVPAWRRGSGLGWITAEYAMLPRATHTRSPRERSQLGGRTQEIQRLIGRSVRAMLDGFVFGEYTVHVDCDVLQADGGTRTAAITGACVAVTDAFAWMVATDKLAESPVRRRVAAVSVGVVGGAARLDLEYREDVAAEVDMNVVMSSAGEFVEVQGTGEKRTFDRRQLDQMLALAEQGIRKLDAAQRRALGA, translated from the coding sequence GTGGCTGATCACACAGCGCCCTCGCGCCATGGGCGCGCCGACGACGAGATGCGCCCGGTGTCGCTCGAGCGGCAGGCGTCGGCGTACGCCGAGGGCTCGTGCCTGGCCGCGTTCGGTGGCACGCGCGTCCTGTGCACGGCCTCGGTCGAACCGGGCGTGCCGGCCTGGCGCAGGGGTAGCGGCCTCGGTTGGATCACCGCCGAATACGCCATGTTGCCGCGCGCCACCCACACCCGCAGCCCACGCGAGCGGTCGCAACTCGGCGGTCGGACGCAGGAGATCCAGCGCCTCATCGGACGCAGCGTGCGTGCGATGCTCGACGGGTTCGTGTTCGGCGAGTACACGGTGCACGTGGACTGCGACGTGCTGCAGGCCGACGGCGGCACGCGCACGGCGGCGATTACCGGTGCGTGCGTCGCCGTTACCGATGCGTTCGCCTGGATGGTGGCCACGGACAAGCTCGCGGAATCCCCCGTGCGGCGCCGTGTGGCCGCCGTGAGCGTCGGGGTGGTGGGCGGTGCGGCGCGGCTCGATCTCGAGTACCGGGAGGACGTGGCGGCCGAAGTGGACATGAACGTCGTCATGAGCAGCGCCGGCGAGTTCGTGGAGGTGCAGGGCACGGGCGAGAAACGCACGTTCGACCGGCGACAACTCGACCAGATGCTGGCGCTCGCCGAACAGGGCATTCGCAAGCTCGACGCAGCGCAGCGACGGGCCCTGGGCGCGTGA
- the rfaE2 gene encoding D-glycero-beta-D-manno-heptose 1-phosphate adenylyltransferase produces the protein MSDASPPAARIMSWEGARAWRRSVPGRVVFTNGVFDLLHPGHVDLLLGARRQGDALVVGLNADASVRRLKGPGRPVRGQAERAYVLAALAPVDAVVVFTEDTPLELIRALEPDVLVKGGDYTEATIVGAPDVRARGGDVVVIPLTPGHSTTSLIEKMRG, from the coding sequence TTGAGCGACGCATCGCCGCCCGCCGCGCGCATCATGTCGTGGGAGGGGGCGCGGGCGTGGCGGCGCTCCGTGCCGGGACGCGTCGTCTTCACCAACGGGGTGTTCGACCTCTTGCATCCCGGCCACGTCGACCTCCTGCTGGGCGCACGCCGCCAGGGCGATGCGCTGGTCGTGGGCCTCAACGCCGACGCGTCGGTGCGTAGGCTGAAAGGGCCCGGGCGCCCGGTGCGTGGCCAGGCCGAGCGCGCGTACGTCCTCGCGGCGCTCGCGCCCGTCGACGCGGTCGTGGTGTTCACGGAGGATACGCCGCTCGAGCTCATTCGCGCGCTCGAACCCGACGTCCTCGTCAAGGGCGGTGATTATACCGAAGCGACCATCGTCGGCGCGCCCGACGTACGCGCGCGCGGCGGCGACGTCGTGGTTATCCCGCTCACGCCGGGTCACTCTACCACTTCCCTCATCGAGAAAATGCGTGGCTGA
- a CDS encoding DUF4136 domain-containing protein has product MAVLPLDNSTASPDVQRELFDAMRAQLGKRLGVREAPEARADAVVSGTITDYQADVPVSFSANPNQAVSARRKLQITLDIQIVDQKTGKTLWSQKGLSASGEYAERAEADGRKEAIQHLVDAIVEGAQSQW; this is encoded by the coding sequence ATGGCCGTGCTTCCCCTGGACAACAGCACTGCATCTCCCGATGTGCAGCGCGAGCTATTCGACGCGATGCGCGCACAGCTTGGCAAACGGCTGGGCGTGCGCGAGGCGCCGGAGGCCCGCGCCGACGCCGTCGTCAGCGGCACGATCACCGACTACCAGGCCGACGTGCCGGTGTCGTTCAGCGCGAATCCCAACCAGGCGGTCTCCGCCCGGCGCAAGCTGCAGATCACGCTCGACATCCAGATCGTCGACCAGAAGACTGGTAAGACGCTGTGGAGCCAGAAGGGGTTGAGCGCGTCGGGCGAGTACGCCGAGCGCGCCGAAGCGGATGGGCGCAAGGAAGCCATCCAACACCTCGTCGACGCGATCGTCGAAGGGGCGCAATCGCAATGGTGA
- a CDS encoding thioesterase family protein: MSHVQVSELRVRYAETDQMGVVYHANYLVWCEIGRTDFIRHFGVSYAELERRGVSLAVSEATVRYHGSARYDERIRIETRLAEVRSRAISFDYQIANADTGARLVSARISLVSLDRAGRPSALPPEFRAHLQSAL, from the coding sequence ATGAGCCACGTCCAGGTCAGCGAGTTGCGCGTGCGCTACGCCGAGACCGACCAGATGGGCGTCGTCTACCACGCCAACTACTTGGTCTGGTGCGAGATCGGACGCACCGATTTCATCCGGCACTTCGGGGTGAGCTACGCGGAGCTGGAGCGCCGCGGCGTCTCACTGGCCGTCTCCGAAGCGACGGTGCGGTATCACGGTTCCGCCCGCTACGACGAGCGTATTCGCATCGAGACGCGCCTCGCCGAAGTGCGGTCGCGAGCGATCAGCTTCGACTATCAGATCGCGAACGCGGACACCGGAGCCCGCCTGGTGTCCGCGCGGATCTCACTCGTTTCGCTCGACCGCGCGGGGCGTCCCTCGGCGCTCCCGCCCGAATTCCGTGCGCATCTGCAGTCGGCGCTGTAG
- a CDS encoding UDP-2,3-diacylglucosamine diphosphatase, with the protein MLPSPCYVFSDTHLGFAPASVEGSLRAFLRGLPGRAGSLVINGDLFEFWFEWKRVMPRAAFRVLAALADLRDAGIPVLMIAGNHDCWGGEILREDVGIDFQLGPWRGELAGWPAYIEHGDGLRDREDRRYRALRTVLRNPLAIRAFRWIHPDWATALAGGSSHASRSYAARDGGRGLRAVALRRFAQEPGVELVVYGHSHVATLERVPSGGVYANAGSWLDAPTFLRVTPERVELRRWDGSAEGVALHIVDRAAQETLP; encoded by the coding sequence GTGCTTCCCTCGCCCTGCTACGTGTTCTCGGACACGCACCTCGGATTTGCGCCGGCCTCGGTGGAGGGTTCGCTGCGCGCGTTCCTGCGCGGGCTGCCCGGCCGGGCCGGATCGCTGGTGATCAACGGCGATCTCTTCGAGTTCTGGTTCGAGTGGAAGCGGGTGATGCCGCGCGCGGCGTTCCGGGTGTTGGCGGCGCTGGCCGATCTGCGCGACGCCGGGATCCCGGTGCTGATGATCGCCGGCAATCACGACTGTTGGGGGGGGGAGATTCTTCGCGAAGACGTCGGCATCGATTTCCAGCTCGGGCCCTGGCGGGGCGAGTTGGCTGGGTGGCCGGCATACATCGAGCACGGCGACGGCCTGCGAGATCGCGAAGACCGCCGATACCGGGCCCTGCGTACCGTTCTGCGCAATCCGCTCGCGATCCGTGCCTTTCGCTGGATCCATCCCGACTGGGCCACGGCCCTGGCCGGCGGCAGTTCGCATGCCAGCCGGTCCTATGCCGCGCGCGACGGGGGCCGCGGGTTGCGCGCGGTGGCGCTGCGGCGATTCGCGCAGGAGCCCGGGGTGGAGCTGGTAGTGTACGGCCATTCGCACGTGGCGACGCTCGAGCGGGTGCCGTCGGGCGGGGTGTACGCAAACGCCGGATCGTGGTTGGATGCGCCGACCTTCCTGCGGGTGACGCCCGAACGCGTGGAACTGCGCCGATGGGACGGGTCAGCCGAGGGGGTGGCTCTCCACATCGTCGATCGCGCGGCCCAGGAAACGCTGCCCTAG
- the murI gene encoding glutamate racemase, giving the protein MSQTAPIGVFDSGIGGLTVVHELMRQLPHESIVYFGDTARVPYGNKGPETVQRYSREITDFLETRGVKAIVVACNTATAHALPMLRAERRLPVIGVVEPGARAAVAATHTGAIGVIGTLGTVRSGAYERAIHALRADARIVAQACPLFVPLVEEGWTERDATRLIAREYLEPIMRAQVDTLVLGCTHYPLLKPLLHDVLGPGVRLIDSARETAAETAHVLAERELAAPADAVPSYQFVCSDDPSRFLALGQRFLGRAIDDVESHPLG; this is encoded by the coding sequence ATGAGCCAGACCGCGCCCATCGGCGTGTTCGATTCCGGCATCGGCGGCCTCACCGTGGTGCACGAACTGATGCGACAGCTGCCGCACGAGAGCATCGTGTACTTCGGCGACACGGCGCGCGTCCCGTACGGCAACAAGGGCCCCGAGACGGTCCAGCGCTACAGCCGCGAAATCACCGACTTTCTCGAAACGCGCGGTGTGAAAGCGATCGTCGTGGCCTGCAACACCGCCACCGCTCATGCCCTTCCCATGCTCCGCGCCGAGCGCCGGCTGCCCGTGATCGGAGTGGTGGAGCCCGGAGCGCGCGCGGCCGTCGCTGCCACGCACACCGGTGCCATCGGCGTCATCGGCACGCTCGGGACGGTGCGGTCCGGTGCGTATGAACGCGCCATCCACGCGCTCCGCGCTGACGCCCGGATCGTAGCCCAGGCGTGCCCACTGTTCGTGCCCCTCGTCGAGGAGGGATGGACCGAGCGCGACGCCACCCGTCTCATTGCGCGCGAATACCTCGAGCCGATCATGCGCGCGCAGGTCGACACGCTCGTCCTCGGCTGTACGCACTACCCGTTGCTCAAACCGCTGCTCCACGATGTGCTCGGCCCCGGCGTGCGACTCATCGACAGCGCGCGGGAGACGGCCGCCGAGACGGCGCATGTGCTGGCGGAGCGCGAACTCGCCGCGCCCGCCGACGCCGTGCCGTCGTACCAGTTCGTGTGCTCCGACGACCCGTCCCGCTTCCTCGCGCTAGGGCAGCGTTTCCTGGGCCGCGCGATCGACGATGTGGAGAGCCACCCCCTCGGCTGA
- the selD gene encoding selenide, water dikinase SelD has product MTTSTTHAELLRLTGFARCAGCAAKLGLGDLSEALKDVPHQSDPRLLVGRETFDDAGVFVLAPDLALVQTVDFFAPIVDDPYLFGQIAAANALSDVYAMGGEPLTALNIVGFPAGKLALEVLGSILRGGQDKVHEAGAFVVGGHTIIDEELKFGVAVTGRVHPDRLLTNAAARPGDRLVLTKAIGTGLLATAEKQGELSDHEAEALHDSMRALNAEASRAALAVGVRCATDVTGFALLGHASHIARASGVTLVIHMAAVPTLPGAVAAWTRGVRTGGAERNLAFLHDKVEWNGAGDALRAIALDPQTSGGLLVAVPPDRVAEYVSRVPGAVEIGEVRTAGARPLVLA; this is encoded by the coding sequence ATGACCACGTCCACAACCCACGCCGAACTGCTGCGGCTCACTGGGTTCGCCCGCTGCGCCGGCTGTGCGGCCAAGCTCGGCCTGGGCGACCTGTCGGAGGCGCTCAAAGACGTTCCGCACCAGAGCGATCCCCGGCTGTTGGTGGGACGTGAAACGTTCGACGACGCCGGCGTGTTCGTCCTCGCCCCCGACCTCGCCCTGGTGCAGACCGTCGACTTCTTCGCGCCGATCGTCGACGACCCGTATCTGTTCGGCCAGATTGCCGCCGCCAACGCGCTTTCCGACGTGTATGCGATGGGTGGCGAGCCGCTCACCGCGCTCAACATTGTCGGGTTCCCGGCCGGTAAACTCGCCCTCGAGGTGCTGGGCAGCATTCTGCGGGGTGGGCAGGACAAGGTGCATGAAGCGGGCGCCTTCGTCGTGGGCGGCCACACGATCATCGACGAGGAGCTGAAGTTCGGCGTGGCGGTCACCGGCCGCGTGCACCCCGACCGGCTCCTCACCAACGCGGCGGCGCGTCCGGGCGACCGCCTGGTCCTCACCAAGGCCATCGGCACCGGACTCCTCGCCACCGCCGAGAAGCAGGGCGAGCTGAGCGACCACGAGGCCGAGGCGCTCCATGATTCCATGCGGGCGCTCAACGCCGAGGCCAGCCGCGCGGCGCTCGCCGTGGGTGTGCGTTGCGCCACCGACGTCACCGGCTTCGCGCTGCTCGGGCACGCGTCGCACATCGCGCGCGCCAGTGGCGTCACACTGGTCATCCACATGGCCGCCGTACCCACGCTTCCCGGCGCCGTCGCCGCGTGGACGCGCGGTGTGCGCACCGGCGGCGCCGAGCGCAATCTTGCGTTTCTCCACGATAAGGTCGAATGGAATGGCGCGGGCGATGCGCTGCGTGCCATTGCCCTCGATCCGCAGACATCCGGCGGGCTCCTCGTCGCCGTTCCACCGGATCGCGTCGCCGAGTATGTTTCGCGCGTGCCCGGCGCCGTGGAGATCGGTGAAGTGCGGACCGCGGGGGCCCGCCCGCTCGTGCTCGCGTGA
- a CDS encoding RidA family protein — MPTTLHTDKAPAAIGPYSQGVTHNGFLFTAGQIAIDPATGQVVAGDVVAQTERVLANLQAILTAAGATWNDVVKTTVFLHDMSDFPLVNDAYARALGEARPARSTVQVSALPRNVLVEIEAIVAVR, encoded by the coding sequence ATGCCGACCACGCTGCACACGGACAAGGCCCCGGCGGCCATTGGCCCGTACTCCCAGGGTGTGACCCACAACGGGTTCCTGTTTACCGCCGGCCAGATCGCCATCGATCCGGCCACCGGACAGGTCGTGGCCGGTGACGTCGTCGCGCAGACGGAGCGCGTCCTCGCCAACCTGCAGGCCATTCTTACCGCCGCCGGCGCGACGTGGAACGATGTCGTGAAGACTACGGTATTCCTCCACGACATGAGCGACTTTCCCCTCGTGAACGACGCCTACGCCCGCGCCCTCGGCGAGGCGCGGCCGGCTCGCTCGACAGTCCAGGTCTCCGCGCTCCCGCGGAACGTGCTCGTCGAGATCGAGGCGATCGTCGCCGTGCGATGA
- a CDS encoding TatD family hydrolase, translating to MADFIDSHAHLGDPAFDGDRSTVIDRARQAGARAVICIGESLAAAERARAVAADHPGFVWFTAGVHPHDAAGFDPIRDPMQIARECQLGAVAIGECGLDYHYDHSPRDEQRRAFGAQLALARDLGRPVVVHTREAEDDTRAMVEEAGAGGVRGVLHCFTGSPRLAETALAVGWYVSFSGVVTFKKWDDDALIRLVPDDRLLVESDAPYLAPVPHRGKRNEPAWVSLTLAHVAQARGTAAAGLGTVVTRNAARLFGLAIPGIA from the coding sequence ATGGCCGACTTCATCGACAGCCACGCCCATCTGGGCGATCCGGCATTCGACGGCGATCGCTCGACCGTCATCGACCGTGCCCGCCAGGCCGGGGCACGTGCCGTGATCTGCATCGGCGAATCGCTGGCGGCCGCGGAGCGCGCCCGCGCCGTGGCCGCTGATCATCCCGGGTTCGTGTGGTTCACGGCCGGCGTGCACCCGCACGATGCCGCCGGCTTCGATCCAATCCGCGATCCGATGCAGATCGCCCGGGAATGCCAACTGGGCGCCGTCGCCATCGGCGAGTGCGGCCTCGACTACCACTACGACCACTCGCCGCGCGACGAGCAGCGCCGCGCTTTCGGCGCCCAGCTCGCGCTCGCCCGCGACCTCGGCAGGCCCGTCGTCGTACACACGCGGGAGGCCGAGGACGACACGCGCGCCATGGTCGAGGAGGCGGGGGCAGGGGGCGTGCGAGGCGTCCTCCACTGTTTCACCGGATCGCCCCGATTGGCCGAGACGGCGCTCGCCGTGGGTTGGTACGTCTCGTTTAGTGGCGTCGTGACCTTCAAGAAGTGGGACGACGACGCCCTTATCCGACTCGTCCCCGACGATCGCTTGCTCGTCGAATCCGACGCCCCGTACCTCGCCCCCGTCCCCCATCGCGGCAAGCGCAACGAACCGGCCTGGGTCAGCCTCACGCTTGCCCACGTGGCGCAGGCGCGCGGCACGGCTGCGGCTGGGCTCGGAACGGTCGTCACGCGCAACGCGGCGCGACTGTTCGGCCTGGCGATTCCGGGTATCGCCTGA
- the secF gene encoding protein translocase subunit SecF — protein MLRILHGTSYDFIKYWRHAAAITIAFILVGLTSLAIRGAHYGIEFTGGTTMQVEFAKAPNPDVIRSTVDGAGFSGSTIQQFGSPTMFTISAQPKVGNAALGSTDSTAKQIEAALHTQFGDTSQVRVVQSQYIGPQVGAELRRNAMIAVAISFLVTLIYLAIRFEWRFGVAAVVATAHDIFTTLAFLAMLRLEISLTVVAAILTVIGYSLNDTIIIFDRVREDLRKQRKEPLRDTMNRAINETLPRSVLTHVTTLTATLALLFFAGEVIRPFSWLMAFGIFTGTFSSIYVAGALLLWIEAKWPRTVEGRGGAAAAAARTRRANS, from the coding sequence ATGCTGCGCATTCTCCACGGCACCAGCTACGACTTCATCAAGTACTGGCGGCATGCCGCCGCGATCACCATCGCGTTCATCCTCGTCGGGCTCACGTCGCTTGCCATCCGCGGTGCGCACTACGGCATCGAGTTCACCGGCGGCACGACCATGCAGGTGGAATTCGCCAAGGCGCCCAATCCTGACGTCATTCGCTCCACGGTCGACGGCGCCGGCTTCAGCGGATCCACCATCCAGCAGTTCGGCTCGCCGACCATGTTCACGATCAGCGCCCAGCCCAAGGTCGGCAACGCCGCGCTCGGTTCCACCGACAGCACGGCCAAGCAGATCGAGGCCGCGCTGCACACCCAGTTCGGCGATACCTCGCAGGTGCGCGTGGTGCAGTCGCAGTACATCGGACCCCAGGTAGGCGCCGAGCTGCGGCGCAACGCGATGATCGCGGTGGCGATTTCCTTTCTCGTCACCCTGATCTACCTCGCCATCCGCTTTGAATGGCGATTCGGCGTCGCGGCCGTGGTCGCCACGGCGCACGACATCTTCACGACGCTGGCCTTTCTGGCCATGCTGCGGCTGGAGATCTCGCTCACCGTGGTCGCCGCAATCCTCACCGTGATCGGGTACTCGCTGAACGACACGATCATCATCTTCGACCGCGTCCGCGAGGACCTGCGCAAGCAGCGCAAGGAACCGTTGCGCGATACGATGAACCGTGCCATCAACGAGACGCTGCCGCGTTCGGTGCTCACCCACGTCACGACACTGACCGCCACGCTCGCGCTGCTCTTCTTCGCGGGCGAGGTCATCCGGCCGTTCTCGTGGTTGATGGCGTTCGGCATCTTCACTGGAACGTTCAGCTCCATTTACGTGGCCGGCGCGCTGCTGCTCTGGATCGAGGCCAAGTGGCCCCGGACGGTCGAGGGCCGGGGTGGAGCCGCCGCGGCCGCTGCCCGCACGCGGCGCGCCAACTCCTGA
- the secD gene encoding protein translocase subunit SecD, with amino-acid sequence MSNLKYRLLTIAASILVSIWFLIPRDQVVKYRGSDGMLHDTTERHIPLRRGLDLQGGIHLTLEVDTSKQSIAPDKIPDAIDRALKTVRTRIEGFGVSESVVQKAGNDRIIVEIPGYDDPSRAEKLVKDQAFLEFLITDKTQALQKVAPRFDQIIRDAGAAVAKTAPGQPAVQQPASGAAGLQTLLTGGDTAMAKGKGVAAKPADTTTVDSLGAKTGGAFSNAISPGGMPGQYFVPFSKVPEIDAYLQMPAIKAAIPPGKRIIWGTDSTQYGAEWYRGLYVTDDKAITTGTDITDARPSQSPTDGTVVEFTLDNAGGRRFRIETGRHVGDYMAIVLDGRVMGQPPVIQSAIGTRGQITLGGKDLAAAQDLALVLRAGALPVPLKVAEAVVIGPGLGQDSINKGFRAGMIALILIVLIMTIYYRFAGFLAVCGLSVYVLYTLAALAGFDAVLTMPGLAGMVLSIGIAVDANVLVFERIREELDRGKTVRTAIDEGFRHAMPAIVDSNISTILTASVLYQWGSGPVRGFAVTLIAGVAASMVAAIFVVRTLFLLWLSRSRGAQTLSI; translated from the coding sequence ATGTCGAACCTGAAGTATCGCCTGCTGACAATTGCCGCCTCGATCCTTGTGTCCATCTGGTTTCTCATCCCGCGCGACCAGGTGGTGAAGTACCGCGGTTCCGACGGCATGCTGCACGACACGACCGAACGCCACATCCCCCTCCGCCGCGGGCTCGATCTGCAGGGGGGCATCCACCTGACGCTCGAAGTCGACACGTCCAAGCAGTCCATCGCACCCGACAAGATCCCCGATGCCATCGACCGCGCACTGAAGACCGTACGGACGCGTATCGAAGGCTTCGGCGTCTCCGAATCCGTGGTCCAGAAGGCCGGCAACGACCGCATCATCGTCGAGATCCCCGGCTACGACGATCCATCTCGTGCCGAGAAGCTGGTCAAGGACCAAGCGTTCCTCGAGTTCCTGATCACCGATAAGACGCAGGCACTGCAGAAGGTGGCGCCGCGCTTCGACCAGATCATCAGGGACGCGGGCGCCGCGGTGGCCAAGACCGCGCCCGGCCAACCAGCGGTGCAGCAACCCGCCTCCGGGGCCGCCGGCCTGCAGACGCTGCTCACGGGTGGGGACACGGCCATGGCCAAGGGCAAGGGCGTCGCCGCGAAACCAGCCGATACGACAACCGTCGACTCGCTCGGCGCCAAGACCGGCGGTGCGTTCTCCAACGCCATCTCTCCCGGCGGCATGCCCGGTCAGTATTTCGTGCCGTTCAGCAAGGTGCCGGAGATCGACGCTTACCTGCAGATGCCGGCCATCAAGGCCGCGATCCCTCCAGGCAAGCGTATCATCTGGGGCACCGACTCCACGCAGTACGGCGCCGAATGGTACCGCGGACTGTACGTGACCGACGACAAGGCGATCACCACGGGTACGGACATCACCGATGCACGGCCGTCCCAGAGCCCCACCGATGGTACCGTGGTGGAGTTCACGCTCGACAATGCGGGCGGCCGCCGCTTCCGCATCGAGACCGGGCGCCATGTGGGTGACTACATGGCCATCGTGCTCGACGGCCGCGTCATGGGCCAGCCGCCGGTCATCCAGAGCGCCATCGGGACGCGAGGCCAGATCACCCTGGGCGGCAAGGACCTCGCCGCAGCGCAGGACCTGGCGCTCGTGCTGCGGGCCGGCGCGCTTCCCGTGCCGCTCAAGGTCGCTGAGGCCGTCGTTATCGGCCCGGGGCTTGGCCAGGACTCCATCAACAAGGGGTTCCGGGCCGGAATGATCGCGCTCATCCTGATCGTGCTCATCATGACGATCTACTACCGCTTCGCGGGCTTTCTGGCCGTATGCGGCCTGTCCGTCTACGTGCTCTATACCCTCGCCGCGCTGGCCGGTTTTGATGCCGTGCTCACGATGCCGGGCCTCGCCGGCATGGTGCTGTCCATCGGCATCGCCGTCGACGCCAACGTGCTGGTATTCGAGCGCATCCGAGAGGAGTTGGACCGGGGGAAGACCGTCCGCACTGCCATCGACGAAGGCTTCCGGCACGCCATGCCCGCCATCGTCGACTCCAACATCTCGACCATACTCACCGCGTCCGTCCTCTATCAGTGGGGCAGCGGCCCGGTGCGCGGCTTCGCCGTGACGCTCATCGCGGGCGTGGCGGCGTCCATGGTCGCCGCCATCTTCGTCGTGCGAACCCTTTTCCTCCTGTGGCTGAGCCGCTCGCGCGGCGCCCAGACGTTGAGCATCTAA
- the ribF gene encoding riboflavin biosynthesis protein RibF, whose protein sequence is MTEPHSLVPPQLSGTVVTVGTFDGVHRGHQYVLARLRERGAALGLPTLVVTFEPHPLEVIRPSDAPLRLTVRLEKLLALAACGVDYVAQIPFTPAFRALSAEAFIRDLLVSRYGMRALLLGHDHHFGRGREGDPALVRAIARRAGFAFEVVEALALPSGDRLSSSVIRDAVASGDLVRAARGLGRRYEAVGRVTGGHGRGRLLGFPTINLALPSSRKLLPPVGVYAARVVSAAGTFGGMMNLGPRPTFGDDTVALEVHLFDAGGDWHDRPVAVEFVARLRDTMKFSGPDALAAQLKSDAENARRALTEVLSPDTLIGSG, encoded by the coding sequence ATGACTGAGCCCCATTCACTCGTCCCCCCACAGCTGTCGGGTACGGTCGTCACGGTCGGCACCTTCGACGGGGTGCACCGAGGCCATCAATACGTGCTGGCCCGCCTCCGGGAGCGGGGCGCGGCGCTCGGCCTCCCGACACTGGTCGTCACCTTCGAGCCGCATCCTCTGGAAGTCATCCGGCCATCCGACGCCCCGCTGCGCCTCACGGTCCGCCTGGAGAAGCTCCTCGCGCTGGCGGCGTGCGGCGTGGACTACGTGGCCCAGATCCCATTCACCCCCGCCTTCCGCGCGCTCAGTGCGGAGGCCTTCATCCGTGATCTGCTCGTCAGCCGGTACGGCATGCGCGCCCTCCTGCTGGGCCACGATCACCACTTCGGTCGAGGGCGTGAGGGCGATCCGGCGCTCGTCCGCGCCATCGCTCGCCGCGCCGGATTCGCTTTCGAGGTCGTCGAGGCGCTCGCGCTTCCCTCGGGCGACCGCCTGTCCTCGAGCGTGATCCGCGACGCCGTGGCTTCGGGCGACCTGGTGCGCGCCGCGCGCGGACTGGGCCGACGCTACGAAGCGGTGGGTCGCGTCACCGGCGGCCACGGCCGGGGGCGGCTGCTCGGCTTCCCGACCATCAACCTCGCACTGCCGTCCTCCCGCAAGCTTCTGCCGCCCGTGGGAGTCTACGCCGCGCGCGTGGTCAGCGCCGCCGGGACGTTTGGCGGCATGATGAATCTCGGGCCGCGGCCCACGTTCGGGGACGATACCGTCGCGCTCGAGGTGCACCTGTTCGACGCCGGCGGCGACTGGCACGACCGGCCAGTTGCCGTGGAATTCGTCGCGCGCCTGCGGGACACGATGAAATTCAGTGGTCCCGATGCGCTGGCCGCACAGTTGAAATCCGACGCCGAGAACGCGCGGCGCGCGTTGACGGAAGTCCTCTCGCCCGATACCCTTATAGGTTCCGGATAA